In Ascaphus truei isolate aAscTru1 chromosome 5, aAscTru1.hap1, whole genome shotgun sequence, one genomic interval encodes:
- the LOC142494689 gene encoding uncharacterized protein LOC142494689, with the protein MRCQDALRPLVAIGMEQACSGTTRGDAPNSPGAVDSPSRHNDTGFGPGTVGIWTAGVISATGALGLGRKVAPEGHVSPETEQVSSPGSASSTHLEEHDDEDYDDDDDDDAAIDTQIQASDHEEVPIETVLPPNRPANTTYDAIVASEGKIVEAENRRHSDLMTVLERMIALQEETVSQLAHLHRVFIEVPKQLQKINTSFEALVVQQTQANYLRMTNVPQFNLNTSQAGSVHAGQFSPHASDLHSPGPNVTGQVADIAVQVPDDMLPLPSVQNQQLTPTKEATQTKHKQLLLTSFWSKTKKDTHETEQPSLVQCLPTCSHVSVGTSPVGESLATSPVREQSLPTSPVDPFLLGPGLFTSFDLINFVSLLSSLFIILLYFAKPFNYTLNKFAFTTAGFFFYNQKTVILSALPPGSAYKI; encoded by the exons ATGCGATGTCAGGACGCCTTGCGCCCTCTGGTAGCAATTGGCATGGAGCAGGCCTGCTCCGGCACCACCAGAGGAGACGCACCCAACAGCCCCGGAGCAGTTGACTCACCCTCCAGGCACAACGACACCGGTTTTGGTCCTGGAACCGTCGGAATCTGGACTGCTGGAGTCATCTCGGCCACTGGGGCGTTGGGGCTTGGACGAAAAG ttgcccctgaaggacatgtgtcacctgagacggaacaagtgtcttcacctgggtcagccagctcaacacacctagaag aacatgatgatgaggattatgatgatgatgatgatgatgatgccgccatagacacacaaatacaagcaagtgaccatgaagaggttccaattgaaactgttttaccgccaaatcgtccagcaaataccacatacgatgcaattgtagcttctgagggaaaaattgtggaagcagaaaatcgtcgccattctgacctgatgacagtgctggaaaggatgattgcactgcaggaagaaacagtttcacaattggcacatctccacagagtcttcattgaagtgcctaaacagttgcaaaaaatcaacacctcattcgaagcattagttgttcagcaaacacaagctaattacttgagaatgactaatgtaccacaattcaacttgaacacctcacaggcaggatctgttcatgctggtcagttttcaccacatgcttctgatcttcattcaccaggtccgaatgttaccggtcaagtagcagacattgctgtgcaggttcctgacgacatgcTACCGCTGCCAtcggtacaaaatcagcagctgacacctacaaaggaggcgacacaaacaaaacacaagcagttactactgaccagtttttggtcaaaaacaaaaaaagacacacatgaaacagagcaaccatcacttgtgcagtgtctaccaacttgctcacatgtgtcagtgggcacaagccctgtcggtgagtcactggccacaagccctgtccgtgaacagtcactacccacaagccctgtag ATCCCTTTCTCCTGGGACCTGGACTCTTTACATCTTTCGATTTGATTAATTTTGTTAGCTTGCTATCCTCTCTTTTCATCATACTATTATACTTTGCCAAGCCCTTTAACTACACCCTTAATAAGTTTGCATTCACTACTGCTGGGTTTTTTTTCTACAACCAAAAAACTGTCATCTTATCGGCACTTCCTCCTGGGTCAGCATATAAAATCTGA